A genomic region of Cuculus canorus isolate bCucCan1 chromosome 24, bCucCan1.pri, whole genome shotgun sequence contains the following coding sequences:
- the DYRK3 gene encoding dual specificity tyrosine-phosphorylation-regulated kinase 3 isoform X2, with translation MLLGRQAEAALGAARFGDGLYDSYMRIDQLRYQESTNEERSPSGLPSLGRSNVSSNKLAMKDHPSTGSQVKVEQLFEDSGNRRSSTLQSAGITSSERSLPSLTRDKSIETLSTSKGGGSSSKVHKAISQAPEQAVKQYKHHLSAYEQQEIFNFSEIYFVGPGAKKRQGVIGGPNNGGYDDDQGSYIHVPHDHLAYRYEVLKIIGKGSFGQVAKVYDHKLHQHLALKMVRNEKRFHRQAAEEIRILEHLKKQDKTGSMNVIHMLESFTFRNHICMTFELLSMNLYELIKRNKFQGFSIQLVRKFAHSILQCLDALYRNKIIHCDLKPENILLKQQGRSGIKVIDFGSSCFEHQRVYTYIQSRFYRAPEVILGSRYGMPIDMWSFGCILVELLTGYPLFPGEDEGDQLACMMELLGMPPQKLLDQSKRAKNFINSKGHPRYCTVTTHADGRVTLNGSRSRRGKIRGAPGNKDWVTALKGCDDHLFIEFLRECLSWDPSTRMTPSQALRHPWICKRTPKPPSTDKASNKRISSYTTSFTGIGSKLPPVVGVTSRLRANLTSDSNGSIPLCTVLPKLVS, from the coding sequence GTTTCTAGCAACAAACTCGCCATGAAGGATCACCCCTCGACTGGAAGTCAGGTCAAAGTGGAGCAATTATTTGAGGATTCTGGCAACAGAAGGAGCAGCACTCTTCAGTCTGCAGGGATTACTAGTTCAGAAAGATCTCTTCCTTCCCTGACAAGAGATAAAAGCATAGAGACCCTCAGCACTTCTAAAGGCGGTGGTAGCTCCTCAAAAGTACATAAAGCCATTTCCCAAGCTCCAGAGCAAGCTGTCAAACAGTACAAACATCATTTGTCTGCGTATGAGCAGCAAGAgatctttaatttttctgaaatttactTTGTGGGTCCAGGTGCAAAGAAGAGACAAGGAGTAATTGGTGGTCCCAACAACGGAGGGTACGATGATGACCAAGGCAGTTACATTCACGTGCCGCATGACCATCTTGCTTACCGGTATGAAGTGCTCAAAATCATTGGCAAGGGCAGTTTTGGACAAGTTGCTAAAGTCTATGATCACAAACTCCACCAACACTTAGCCTTAAAGATGGTTCGCAATGAAAAGAGATTCCATCGCcaagcagctgaagaaatcCGGATTCTGGAGCATCTGAAGAAGCAGGATAAAACGGGCAGTATGAATGTTATTCACATGCTGGAAAGCTTCACCTTTCGGAACCACATCTGTATGACTTTTGAACTCTTGAGTATGAACCTGTATGAGCTGATCAAAAGAAATAAGTTTCAGGGCTTCAGTATCCAGCTGGTACGCAAGTTTGCTCACTCTATACTGCAATGTCTGGATGCCCTGTATAGAAACAAGATCATCCACTGTGATTTGAAGCCAGAAAATATCCTCCTAAAACAGCAAGGGAGGAGTGGAATCAAGGTTATTGACTTTGGGTCCAGCTGTTTTGAGCACCAAAGAGTCTACACGTATATTCAGTCCCGATTTTATCGGGCACCAGAGGTAATTCTGGGAAGTCGCTATGGGATGCCCATAGACATGTGGAGTTTTGGCTGTATTCTGGTGGAGCTATTGACTGGATATCCTCTCTTTCCtggagaggatgagggagacCAATTGGCTTGTATGATGGAACTTCTTGGAATGCCACCTCAGAAGCTTTTGGATCAATCCAAGCGAGCCAAGAACTTCATCAACTCTAAGGGTCATCCTCGCTACTGCACTGTAACTACGCATGCAGATGGAAGAGTGACCCTCAATGGGAGTCGATCACGCCGGGGTAAAATCCGAGGTGCTCCAGGGAACAAAGACTGGGTGACAGCGCTGAAAGGCTGTGATGATCACTTGTTTATAGAGTTCTTAAGAGAATGTCTCAGCTGGGATCCTTCCACACGCATGACTCCGAGTCAGGCTTTAAGGCACCCTTGGATTTGTAAACGAACACCCAAACCTCCCAGCACTGATAAAGCCTCCAATAAACGGATATCCAGCTACACAACTTCTTTCACGGGAATAGGTTCCAAGTTGCCTCCTGTAGTTGGAGTAACGAGTAGGCTGAGGGCGAATTTAACATCTGACTCCAATGGCAGTATACCTCTATGTACTGTGCTACCCAAACTCGTCAGTTAA
- the DYRK3 gene encoding dual specificity tyrosine-phosphorylation-regulated kinase 3 isoform X3, giving the protein MKDHPSTGSQVKVEQLFEDSGNRRSSTLQSAGITSSERSLPSLTRDKSIETLSTSKGGGSSSKVHKAISQAPEQAVKQYKHHLSAYEQQEIFNFSEIYFVGPGAKKRQGVIGGPNNGGYDDDQGSYIHVPHDHLAYRYEVLKIIGKGSFGQVAKVYDHKLHQHLALKMVRNEKRFHRQAAEEIRILEHLKKQDKTGSMNVIHMLESFTFRNHICMTFELLSMNLYELIKRNKFQGFSIQLVRKFAHSILQCLDALYRNKIIHCDLKPENILLKQQGRSGIKVIDFGSSCFEHQRVYTYIQSRFYRAPEVILGSRYGMPIDMWSFGCILVELLTGYPLFPGEDEGDQLACMMELLGMPPQKLLDQSKRAKNFINSKGHPRYCTVTTHADGRVTLNGSRSRRGKIRGAPGNKDWVTALKGCDDHLFIEFLRECLSWDPSTRMTPSQALRHPWICKRTPKPPSTDKASNKRISSYTTSFTGIGSKLPPVVGVTSRLRANLTSDSNGSIPLCTVLPKLVS; this is encoded by the coding sequence ATGAAGGATCACCCCTCGACTGGAAGTCAGGTCAAAGTGGAGCAATTATTTGAGGATTCTGGCAACAGAAGGAGCAGCACTCTTCAGTCTGCAGGGATTACTAGTTCAGAAAGATCTCTTCCTTCCCTGACAAGAGATAAAAGCATAGAGACCCTCAGCACTTCTAAAGGCGGTGGTAGCTCCTCAAAAGTACATAAAGCCATTTCCCAAGCTCCAGAGCAAGCTGTCAAACAGTACAAACATCATTTGTCTGCGTATGAGCAGCAAGAgatctttaatttttctgaaatttactTTGTGGGTCCAGGTGCAAAGAAGAGACAAGGAGTAATTGGTGGTCCCAACAACGGAGGGTACGATGATGACCAAGGCAGTTACATTCACGTGCCGCATGACCATCTTGCTTACCGGTATGAAGTGCTCAAAATCATTGGCAAGGGCAGTTTTGGACAAGTTGCTAAAGTCTATGATCACAAACTCCACCAACACTTAGCCTTAAAGATGGTTCGCAATGAAAAGAGATTCCATCGCcaagcagctgaagaaatcCGGATTCTGGAGCATCTGAAGAAGCAGGATAAAACGGGCAGTATGAATGTTATTCACATGCTGGAAAGCTTCACCTTTCGGAACCACATCTGTATGACTTTTGAACTCTTGAGTATGAACCTGTATGAGCTGATCAAAAGAAATAAGTTTCAGGGCTTCAGTATCCAGCTGGTACGCAAGTTTGCTCACTCTATACTGCAATGTCTGGATGCCCTGTATAGAAACAAGATCATCCACTGTGATTTGAAGCCAGAAAATATCCTCCTAAAACAGCAAGGGAGGAGTGGAATCAAGGTTATTGACTTTGGGTCCAGCTGTTTTGAGCACCAAAGAGTCTACACGTATATTCAGTCCCGATTTTATCGGGCACCAGAGGTAATTCTGGGAAGTCGCTATGGGATGCCCATAGACATGTGGAGTTTTGGCTGTATTCTGGTGGAGCTATTGACTGGATATCCTCTCTTTCCtggagaggatgagggagacCAATTGGCTTGTATGATGGAACTTCTTGGAATGCCACCTCAGAAGCTTTTGGATCAATCCAAGCGAGCCAAGAACTTCATCAACTCTAAGGGTCATCCTCGCTACTGCACTGTAACTACGCATGCAGATGGAAGAGTGACCCTCAATGGGAGTCGATCACGCCGGGGTAAAATCCGAGGTGCTCCAGGGAACAAAGACTGGGTGACAGCGCTGAAAGGCTGTGATGATCACTTGTTTATAGAGTTCTTAAGAGAATGTCTCAGCTGGGATCCTTCCACACGCATGACTCCGAGTCAGGCTTTAAGGCACCCTTGGATTTGTAAACGAACACCCAAACCTCCCAGCACTGATAAAGCCTCCAATAAACGGATATCCAGCTACACAACTTCTTTCACGGGAATAGGTTCCAAGTTGCCTCCTGTAGTTGGAGTAACGAGTAGGCTGAGGGCGAATTTAACATCTGACTCCAATGGCAGTATACCTCTATGTACTGTGCTACCCAAACTCGTCAGTTAA